The Thermonema lapsum sequence GGCTTTGGGGCGCAGGTCGAACAACTCTTTTACGATGGCAGCTATCTCTACATCGCTTTTGTTGACTTTTGCCGTGCCGAAAGTGTTTACAGTCAGAGATACGGGCTGTGCTACACCAATGGCATAAGAGACTTGTACCAGCACTTCATCGGCGACGCCGGCAGCTACCAAGTTCTTAGCAATGTGACGGGTGGCATAAGCTGCGCTGCGGTCCACCTTTGAGGGGTCTTTGCCCGAGAAGGCTCCGCCACCATGGGCGCCTTTTCCGCCATAGGTATCCACGATGATTTTGCGCCCGGTAAGCCCCGCATCGCCATGGGGTCCACCAATCACAAACTTGCCGGTGGGGTTGATGTGATAGATGGTCTGCTCGTCGAGATATTGGGTAGGGATGACTGCGCCAATCACATGCCGTTTTACATCTTCGGCGATGCGGCGATGCATGTTTTCGTCGGTATCAAACTCGTCGTGTTGGGTAGATACCACGATGGTATGCACGCGACGCGGTTTGTTGTTGTCGTCATACTCGATGGTTACTTGCGCTTTGGCGTCGGGGCGCAGGTAGGGCATCAATTCCGGCTCATTTTTTCGGATATAGGCAAGGCGTTCTACTAAGCGGTGGGCAAAAGCCAAAGCCATAGGCATGTACTCGGGGGTTTCGTTGGTGGCATAGCCAAACATCATGCCTTGGTCACCAGCCCCTTGCTCTTTGCCTTCGGCTTCATCCACGCCGCGGGCAATATCAGGCGATTGACTGTGCAGAGCTACAATGACACCACAAGAGTCGGCATCGAAACGGTATTCGGGCTTGGTATAGCCAATACGGCGGATGGTTTCGCGCACGACATCTGGGATTTCTACATAGGCTTTGGTGGTTACTTCACCGGCAATGACTGCCAAGCCGGTGGTTACGAGCGTTTCGCAAGCCACGCGCGAATCTGCATCTTGCATAAGCATGGCATCTAAAATAGCATCCGATATTTGGTCGGCAATTTTGTCGGGATGCCCTTCAGATACAGACTCAGAGGTGAATAAGTATCCCATAGATTTCAGGTTTTAAACAGTGTTTGAAGGATGAAATTTAAAAAACATGTGCCAAAGTTAAAGATTTTACATATAAATGCTTCAAAACAAAGCCTGCCGCCTGCTATCTTTTTTTGTGCCTATTGTGGCAAGGGAGGCAGACAAGCGGTTAATTGAGAGGCTTCGATGCTTTCAGCACAACGGAAATGCCCTTTGGGGCATTGCTTATGCCCATGAATGCCGCAAGGGCGACACGGCAGCAGCTCTCGCGTCTCTACAATATGACTCTGTTCAGATACTGGGTAAAAGCCAAAACCCGGAATGGTGGAGCAATATACCGCCGTGATGGGAGCACTCATGGCAGATGCCAGATGAAGAGGCGAAGAGTCGTTGGCGTAGTTCATCAGGGCTTTTTGCATGAGTGCTGCCGATTGCAGCAGAGACAGCTTGCCAGCAAGGTTATGAATAGGGCGCTCTTTTACGGCAGAGCGTAGGCGTTCACACAATGCATAATCTGCCGGTCCCCCTATCAAATAAACCGTCAGCGAGGGGGGCAAGGCTCGTAGGAAGGCAACCCACTTGTGTTCGGGGTATTGCTTGGTGAACCATACCGAAGCAGGTGCCACACATACATAGGGGGCTTGGGTTTGATAGTGTGCCACTTGAGCATAGTCATCGGCAGAGGGGTAGAGGCGTGGGCGTTGTGGTGTTTTCTGTTTTACCAAGGGGGCAATGAGTTGGTGGTTCCGTTCTATTTCGTGCATCCCGCGGTCGAAATGGTGCGCTACGCTGTGTTGGAAGGCAAAAGAAAAAGGATTTTTGTTGAAGCCAGCAGTGAAAGCCGCCCCCGAAAGAGCAGTCCATAAGCCGGTAGCAGCAAAACGCTGCACATTGATGACCGCATCATAACGACGGCGGCGTATGTGT is a genomic window containing:
- the metK gene encoding methionine adenosyltransferase, giving the protein MGYLFTSESVSEGHPDKIADQISDAILDAMLMQDADSRVACETLVTTGLAVIAGEVTTKAYVEIPDVVRETIRRIGYTKPEYRFDADSCGVIVALHSQSPDIARGVDEAEGKEQGAGDQGMMFGYATNETPEYMPMALAFAHRLVERLAYIRKNEPELMPYLRPDAKAQVTIEYDDNNKPRRVHTIVVSTQHDEFDTDENMHRRIAEDVKRHVIGAVIPTQYLDEQTIYHINPTGKFVIGGPHGDAGLTGRKIIVDTYGGKGAHGGGAFSGKDPSKVDRSAAYATRHIAKNLVAAGVADEVLVQVSYAIGVAQPVSLTVNTFGTAKVNKSDVEIAAIVKELFDLRPKAIIERLGLKNPIYTPTAAYGHMGRTPYEAEVEMFTVDLVEDEYEKKEIRRKTKKKVEFFTWEKLDYVDKVKSAFGLA
- a CDS encoding glycosyltransferase family 9 protein, coding for MNKILVIQTAFIGDAILATALLESLHNEYPEAAIDFLVRKGNDSLFRHHPFLHELIVWDKQTAKYKDWWRILKHIRRRRYDAVINVQRFAATGLWTALSGAAFTAGFNKNPFSFAFQHSVAHHFDRGMHEIERNHQLIAPLVKQKTPQRPRLYPSADDYAQVAHYQTQAPYVCVAPASVWFTKQYPEHKWVAFLRALPPSLTVYLIGGPADYALCERLRSAVKERPIHNLAGKLSLLQSAALMQKALMNYANDSSPLHLASAMSAPITAVYCSTIPGFGFYPVSEQSHIVETRELLPCRPCGIHGHKQCPKGHFRCAESIEASQLTACLPPLPQ